The Lutibacter sp. Hel_I_33_5 genome has a window encoding:
- a CDS encoding sensor histidine kinase, which translates to MKANKFLLVSYIFIFLFNLSSYSQNKIIDSLKLVIKTQSKEEKFKNLLKISTIYSRINLDSSKFYTNKAFQLSDKINNDSLKAKALLALGFRNFESSNYSEAIKNFENALSINVHLKDSTAIANVYNGFAITYSKKGDLNKSIEYNFKTLSIYEKIKDSLGIGNSYLNIGWDYRKLKEFEKSLKYNFKSLKVYQKLKDSLRIAMINNNIAGTKNELGQYKSAILYANKSKSYFLKLNFKRYTAYPISVIAVAYDSLQNNILAEKNYLESIKLHTESREPFELSFLNYSLSNLYFKQKKNKKALIKAKAAFSFAKEINAKEYIKDISALLSNIYEKQNRTKLSNKYLKIYLKYNDSILNESKLKSIAEIEAKYETTKKEKEIAQQKELLLAKELEIKNRNLYAVLLASALLILGIISFGFYKKNQLKRKQLQKEIDLKDALATIKNQNSLQEQRLRISRDLHDNIGSQLTFIISSIDNLKFISKDVSDKLKEKLSNISSFTGDTIHQLRDTIWAMNKNEVSIEDLHTRILSYVEKAKTAKPSINFKVNYTIDKNLNLTSFAGMNIFRVLQEAINNAIKYANATSIDINLSKKDNQFIASVIDNGIGFNITEVELGNGLSNMEKRMSEVGGKVIIDSKIYKGTNIKITTSC; encoded by the coding sequence ATGAAAGCTAATAAATTTTTATTAGTAAGTTATATATTTATATTTCTTTTTAATTTATCATCATATTCTCAAAACAAAATAATTGATAGTTTAAAATTAGTTATTAAAACTCAATCAAAAGAAGAGAAATTTAAAAACTTATTAAAAATCTCAACCATTTATTCAAGAATCAATTTAGATAGCTCTAAATTTTATACTAATAAAGCTTTTCAACTTTCTGATAAAATAAATAATGACTCACTAAAAGCTAAGGCTTTATTAGCTTTAGGATTCAGAAATTTCGAATCCAGTAACTATTCCGAAGCAATTAAAAACTTTGAAAATGCTTTATCAATAAATGTTCACTTAAAAGATTCTACAGCTATTGCAAATGTATATAATGGTTTTGCAATTACTTATTCTAAAAAAGGTGATTTAAATAAATCTATTGAATATAATTTTAAAACACTTTCTATTTACGAAAAAATTAAAGACAGTTTAGGTATTGGAAATTCATACTTAAATATTGGATGGGATTATAGAAAATTAAAAGAATTTGAAAAATCTTTAAAGTATAATTTTAAATCATTAAAGGTTTATCAAAAATTAAAAGATTCTCTTCGAATTGCAATGATTAATAATAATATTGCAGGCACAAAAAATGAGTTAGGCCAATATAAAAGTGCAATTTTATACGCAAATAAATCTAAATCCTATTTTCTAAAATTAAATTTTAAACGCTATACTGCATATCCAATAAGTGTTATAGCTGTAGCATATGATAGCTTACAAAATAATATTCTTGCAGAAAAAAATTATCTAGAATCAATTAAATTACATACTGAAAGTAGAGAACCTTTTGAACTTTCGTTTTTAAATTATTCGCTTTCAAATTTATATTTTAAACAAAAAAAAAATAAAAAAGCACTAATAAAAGCCAAAGCTGCATTTTCTTTTGCAAAAGAAATTAATGCAAAAGAATATATTAAAGATATTTCTGCATTGTTATCTAATATCTATGAAAAACAAAATAGGACTAAACTATCTAACAAGTATCTTAAAATATACTTAAAGTATAATGATAGTATTTTAAATGAATCAAAATTAAAATCAATTGCAGAAATAGAAGCTAAATATGAAACTACAAAAAAGGAAAAAGAAATTGCTCAACAAAAAGAACTATTATTAGCAAAAGAGTTAGAAATAAAAAATAGAAATCTATATGCCGTTTTATTAGCCTCTGCATTACTAATTTTAGGGATAATATCATTTGGTTTCTATAAAAAAAATCAACTCAAAAGAAAACAATTGCAGAAAGAAATTGATTTAAAAGATGCGTTAGCTACTATAAAAAATCAAAACAGTTTACAAGAACAACGTCTTAGAATTTCAAGAGATCTACACGATAATATTGGATCCCAACTTACCTTTATTATTTCTTCAATAGATAATCTTAAATTTATAAGTAAAGATGTAAGTGATAAATTAAAAGAAAAACTTTCCAACATCAGTTCTTTTACAGGAGATACCATTCATCAGCTTAGAGATACTATTTGGGCTATGAATAAAAACGAAGTTAGTATTGAAGACTTGCATACTAGAATCTTATCATATGTAGAAAAAGCAAAAACAGCTAAACCAAGTATTAACTTTAAAGTAAATTATACTATTGATAAAAACCTTAATCTTACATCTTTTGCTGGAATGAATATTTTTAGAGTACTACAAGAAGCAATTAATAATGCTATAAAATATGCCAACGCAACAAGCATAGATATTAATTTGTCTAAAAAAGACAATCAATTTATTGCTTCTGTAATTGATAACGGAATTGGTTTTAACATTACAGAAGTTGAATTAGGTAATGGCTTAAGCAATATGGAAAAGAGAATGAGTGAAGTTGGAGGAAAAGTAATTATTGATTCTAAAATTTATAAAGGAACTAATATTAAAATTACAACTTCTTGTTAA
- a CDS encoding sensor histidine kinase, which produces MKNVFFLSCFLFIAHSFAQKTNNNSLFKDYLEKGFKYHDNRKLDSSRYFLNKIDSLIKLHPKDSSSFYQKELLEASLFVRENKMDDAIKKLLRANHFFKEKKDSANIGLSLYKLGVANYYVNRRLKAGEYFDEVIPYKKFVSKRLLTRIHQNYGTINLEVGLLSKPKNRTLIFKAIKSYEEAIKIYKEENWLMEHALATSLLAECYNQLEDFDTALHLINKAILIARKAKNKSQEGFALIKKTTILGQKKKYKEALKTIQIAKPIFIKLKDKPTYLYSLNEEKKILFGLGKFKDASILSDTIYKVAIKNYDTRFVDKVSEMEVKYKTTEKEKEIAQQKEQLLTKELEIKNRNLYAILLVAALLILGIISFSFYKRNQLKRKQLQKEIDLKDALSTIKTQNRLQEQRLRISRDLHDNIGSQLTFIISSIDNLKYISKDASDKLKEKLSNISSFTGDTIHQLRDTIWAMNKNEVSVEDLHARVLSYVEKAKTVRPDINFKVNYSIDKNLSLTSFAGMNIFRVLQEAINNAIKYANATSIDINLNKKDNHFIAAVIDNGIGFNITKVELGNGLSNMEKRMSKIGGKVVINSNEEIGTDITLKLNIENTAYDV; this is translated from the coding sequence ATGAAAAATGTTTTTTTTCTTTCTTGTTTTTTATTTATTGCACATAGTTTTGCTCAAAAAACTAATAATAATTCATTATTTAAAGATTATTTAGAAAAAGGCTTTAAATACCATGATAACAGAAAATTAGATAGTTCACGTTATTTTTTAAATAAAATTGACAGTTTAATAAAACTTCATCCTAAAGATTCATCAAGTTTTTATCAAAAAGAGTTATTAGAGGCATCACTCTTTGTTAGAGAAAACAAAATGGATGATGCTATTAAAAAACTTCTCAGAGCAAATCATTTTTTTAAAGAAAAAAAAGACAGTGCTAATATTGGCTTAAGCTTATATAAATTAGGTGTCGCAAATTATTATGTAAATAGACGTTTAAAAGCTGGTGAGTATTTTGATGAAGTGATACCATATAAGAAATTTGTTAGTAAACGATTACTTACTCGTATTCATCAAAACTATGGAACAATAAATTTAGAAGTCGGATTATTAAGTAAACCTAAAAACAGAACCTTAATATTTAAAGCTATAAAAAGTTATGAAGAGGCAATAAAAATCTATAAAGAAGAAAATTGGTTAATGGAACACGCATTAGCTACTAGTTTACTTGCAGAGTGCTACAACCAACTTGAGGACTTTGATACAGCATTACATTTAATAAATAAGGCAATTCTCATTGCAAGAAAAGCTAAAAATAAAAGTCAAGAAGGCTTTGCTTTAATAAAAAAAACAACAATTCTTGGGCAGAAAAAAAAATATAAAGAAGCACTAAAAACAATACAGATAGCCAAGCCTATTTTTATAAAACTAAAAGACAAACCAACATATTTGTATTCTCTTAATGAAGAAAAAAAAATATTATTTGGATTAGGAAAATTTAAAGATGCATCTATTTTAAGTGATACAATTTATAAAGTTGCTATTAAAAATTATGACACTCGTTTTGTTGATAAAGTTTCGGAAATGGAGGTTAAATATAAAACCACCGAAAAAGAAAAAGAAATTGCCCAACAAAAAGAACAATTATTAACGAAAGAATTAGAAATAAAAAACAGAAATTTATATGCTATTTTATTAGTTGCTGCCCTTCTTATTTTAGGAATTATCTCTTTCTCTTTTTATAAAAGAAACCAACTAAAAAGGAAACAATTACAGAAAGAAATTGACTTAAAAGATGCTTTATCGACAATAAAAACACAAAATAGATTACAAGAACAACGTCTTAGAATCTCTAGAGATTTACATGACAATATTGGCTCACAGCTTACCTTTATTATTTCATCTATAGACAATCTTAAATACATCAGTAAAGATGCAAGTGACAAACTAAAAGAAAAACTTTCTAACATCAGTTCTTTTACTGGAGATACCATTCATCAACTTAGAGACACTATTTGGGCAATGAATAAAAATGAAGTCAGTGTTGAAGATTTACATGCTCGAGTTTTATCTTATGTAGAAAAAGCAAAAACAGTCAGACCAGACATTAACTTTAAAGTAAATTATTCTATTGATAAAAACCTTAGTCTTACTTCTTTTGCTGGAATGAATATTTTTAGAGTATTGCAAGAAGCAATCAATAACGCTATAAAATATGCCAATGCAACAAGCATAGATATTAATTTAAATAAAAAAGACAATCATTTTATTGCGGCAGTAATCGATAACGGAATTGGTTTTAACATAACAAAAGTTGAATTAGGCAACGGCTTAAGCAATATGGAAAAAAGAATGAGTAAAATTGGCGGAAAAGTAGTAATTAATTCTAATGAAGAAATTGGAACAGACATCACATTAAAATTAAATATAGAAAATACGGCATATGACGTATAG
- a CDS encoding response regulator transcription factor: protein MNLKIAIAEDNYFLTKAIKEKLSFFDDLKVKFTANNGAELIGKLEENHQVDVILMDIQMPEMDGIKATQIIKNKFPQIKIIMLTVVDDDQYVFDAIKAGANGYLLKEIDAEKLHKSILEVMEGGAPMTPSIALKTLNLLRNPNVSNQKKDIEDQIKLSKRETEILVQLSKGLNYNEIAENLIISPSTVRKHIENIYKKLQVHNKMEAVLKAQKQKLI from the coding sequence ATGAATCTTAAAATTGCAATTGCCGAAGACAACTATTTTTTAACAAAAGCCATTAAAGAAAAACTATCTTTTTTTGATGATCTTAAAGTAAAATTTACAGCTAATAATGGAGCTGAACTCATAGGGAAATTAGAAGAAAACCATCAAGTAGATGTTATTTTAATGGATATTCAAATGCCAGAAATGGATGGTATTAAGGCAACCCAAATTATAAAAAATAAATTTCCACAGATAAAAATTATTATGCTAACTGTAGTAGATGATGACCAATATGTTTTTGATGCTATAAAAGCAGGAGCTAATGGCTATTTATTAAAAGAGATTGATGCAGAAAAATTACACAAAAGTATTTTAGAAGTGATGGAAGGTGGCGCACCTATGACACCAAGTATTGCTTTAAAAACATTGAATTTACTACGAAATCCAAATGTTTCTAATCAGAAAAAAGATATTGAAGATCAAATAAAACTATCTAAAAGAGAAACAGAAATATTAGTACAATTAAGTAAAGGTTTAAACTATAATGAAATTGCTGAGAACCTTATTATTTCGCCATCTACTGTTAGAAAACACATAGAAAATATTTATAAAAAACTACAAGTCCATAATAAAATGGAAGCTGTATTAAAAGCTCAAAAGCAAAAGTTAATTTAG
- a CDS encoding rhodanese-like domain-containing protein, with protein MGQFGVFSEKETIEKIKEYLANDAVVLDVRTQEEWNEGHVEGAQHIILNLIPHQVEEIKSWNKKVIAVCRSGARSGQATRFLEQNDIDVVNGGPWQNVDQFIS; from the coding sequence ATGGGACAATTTGGAGTCTTTAGTGAAAAAGAAACTATAGAAAAAATTAAAGAGTATTTAGCTAACGATGCAGTTGTGTTAGATGTAAGAACTCAGGAAGAGTGGAATGAAGGTCATGTAGAAGGTGCACAGCATATTATACTAAATTTAATTCCTCATCAAGTTGAAGAAATAAAATCTTGGAATAAAAAAGTGATTGCTGTTTGTAGAAGTGGTGCTAGAAGTGGGCAAGCAACACGATTTTTAGAGCAAAATGATATTGATGTTGTTAATGGAGGTCCTTGGCAAAATGTAGATCAGTTTATTTCTTAA
- a CDS encoding aromatic amino acid hydroxylase: MDVHFEFNEVTKKLPKHLHKFIVKQPYNEYTGQNQAVWRYVMRMNVDYLSKVAHKSYIKGLDITGISIDSIPKMEGMNRILKDIGWAAVSVDGFIPPNAFMEFQAYNVLVIASDIRTLNHIKYTPAPDIIHEAAGHAPIIANPEYAEYLRRFGEIGNKAISSAKDYEMYEAIRLLSILKENPNSTEKEINEAQEKVEWLQNNMGELSEMARIRNLHWWTVEYGLIGSLENPKIYGAGLLSSIGESAWCMQDQVKKKSYTIEAANQSFDITKPQPQLFVTPNFAHLSLVLEQFANKMAIRTGGLKGIKKLIKSKNLGTIELSTGIQVSGIFTDVISDENNKPIYIKTTGNTALANRDKELIGHGIEYHSEGFGSPIGKLKGINIPIEDMSPRDLEAYGIYEGKKIVLEFEGGVKVDGEVITGTRDLRGSIQIVSFKNCNVTYKDTVLFHPDWGIYDMAIGKDVISAFSGPADMNSFGDLGKVSETKTHKISYSDDEKRLYDLYDVVRKMREDNQTSEKSITLIFNELKNNFPLDWLLVLELYELTLQNDFKCHAEILNHLLRLQKKESLKELIQNGLELLKTSNSK; the protein is encoded by the coding sequence ATGGACGTTCATTTTGAGTTTAACGAAGTCACTAAAAAATTACCAAAACATCTACATAAGTTTATTGTAAAGCAACCTTATAATGAATATACAGGTCAAAATCAAGCTGTGTGGAGATATGTGATGCGAATGAATGTTGATTATTTAAGTAAAGTTGCTCATAAATCATATATAAAAGGATTAGATATTACGGGTATTTCTATTGATAGTATTCCTAAAATGGAAGGTATGAATAGAATTTTAAAGGATATTGGTTGGGCTGCGGTTTCTGTAGATGGTTTTATTCCTCCCAATGCTTTTATGGAGTTTCAAGCCTATAATGTATTGGTTATTGCTTCAGATATTAGAACACTAAATCATATAAAATATACTCCAGCGCCAGATATTATTCATGAAGCTGCGGGTCATGCACCAATTATTGCAAATCCAGAATATGCTGAATATTTAAGACGTTTTGGCGAGATTGGAAATAAAGCTATTTCTTCTGCCAAAGATTATGAAATGTATGAAGCGATTCGATTACTTTCAATTTTAAAGGAAAACCCTAATTCTACAGAAAAAGAAATTAATGAGGCGCAAGAAAAAGTAGAATGGTTGCAAAATAATATGGGCGAATTATCTGAAATGGCTCGAATTAGAAATTTGCATTGGTGGACGGTAGAATATGGTTTGATTGGTAGTTTAGAGAATCCAAAAATTTATGGAGCAGGACTGTTGTCATCAATAGGAGAAAGTGCTTGGTGTATGCAAGATCAAGTAAAAAAGAAGTCTTATACTATTGAAGCAGCAAATCAAAGCTTTGATATTACGAAGCCACAACCACAGTTATTTGTTACGCCAAATTTTGCACATTTAAGTTTAGTTTTAGAACAGTTTGCTAATAAAATGGCAATAAGAACGGGTGGTTTAAAAGGAATAAAAAAGTTAATTAAGTCAAAGAATTTAGGGACGATAGAATTAAGTACAGGAATCCAGGTTTCTGGAATTTTTACAGATGTTATTTCTGATGAAAATAATAAACCTATCTATATAAAAACTACAGGAAATACTGCGCTTGCAAATAGAGATAAAGAATTAATTGGGCATGGAATTGAATATCATTCGGAAGGTTTTGGTAGTCCGATTGGAAAACTAAAAGGAATCAATATTCCGATTGAAGACATGAGTCCGAGAGATTTAGAAGCTTACGGAATTTACGAAGGGAAGAAAATTGTATTGGAATTTGAAGGTGGTGTTAAGGTTGATGGAGAAGTGATTACCGGTACAAGAGATTTACGTGGTAGTATTCAAATAGTGTCCTTTAAAAACTGTAACGTTACTTATAAAGATACTGTATTGTTTCATCCTGATTGGGGAATTTATGATATGGCTATAGGAAAAGATGTGATTTCCGCTTTTTCTGGGCCTGCAGATATGAACTCTTTTGGTGATCTAGGAAAAGTTTCTGAAACTAAAACACATAAAATATCCTATTCTGATGATGAAAAAAGATTGTATGATTTGTATGATGTTGTTAGAAAAATGCGAGAAGACAATCAAACATCAGAAAAAAGTATTACACTTATTTTTAATGAATTGAAAAATAATTTTCCTTTAGATTGGCTATTGGTATTAGAATTGTATGAATTAACTTTGCAAAACGATTTTAAGTGTCATGCAGAAATTTTAAATCATTTATTACGACTGCAAAAAAAGGAATCATTAAAAGAATTAATTCAGAACGGATTAGAGTTATTAAAAACTTCTAATTCAAAATAA
- a CDS encoding M48 family metalloprotease, with protein MRRRGGFKIRLFIGIAIVCFAYLRKCSQKEVNPYTGKSQAISLTTDQEIAIGLQQAPSMAQQHGGLYQNQQYQDLVDKIGKRLVDNSIARQSNYKYEFHLLRDERAINAFALPGGQIFITYALFSKLKNEDQLAGVLGHEIGHVLGKHSNERITDANFWKLLTMGASVGADLGQLANGIGQQTLLKNGRGDELESDELGVKLMIDAGYKPESLIGVMQILKAAAGPNRVPEFQSSHPDPENRIEKIKEAIRKYSK; from the coding sequence ATGAGAAGACGCGGCGGTTTTAAAATCAGGCTGTTTATTGGTATTGCAATTGTATGTTTTGCATATCTTAGAAAATGCAGTCAGAAAGAAGTAAATCCTTATACAGGAAAATCACAAGCAATTAGTTTAACAACAGACCAAGAAATTGCTATTGGCTTACAACAAGCACCATCTATGGCGCAGCAACATGGAGGTTTATATCAGAATCAACAATATCAAGACTTAGTAGATAAAATTGGAAAGCGCTTGGTTGATAATTCTATCGCAAGACAATCTAACTACAAATACGAATTTCACTTACTTCGTGATGAAAGAGCTATTAACGCATTTGCTTTACCTGGCGGACAAATATTTATAACTTATGCTTTATTTTCTAAACTGAAAAATGAAGATCAATTAGCAGGTGTTTTAGGACATGAAATTGGACATGTTTTAGGAAAACATTCTAACGAAAGAATTACAGATGCTAATTTCTGGAAATTACTTACCATGGGCGCTTCTGTTGGAGCAGACTTAGGTCAATTAGCAAATGGAATTGGACAGCAAACTTTATTAAAAAACGGACGTGGAGACGAATTGGAAAGTGACGAATTAGGCGTTAAATTAATGATTGATGCTGGCTATAAGCCTGAAAGTTTAATTGGTGTGATGCAAATATTAAAAGCTGCAGCTGGACCGAATAGAGTTCCGGAATTTCAAAGTTCTCATCCAGATCCTGAAAATAGAATTGAAAAAATTAAAGAAGCAATTAGAAAGTATAGTAAATAG
- the gpmI gene encoding 2,3-bisphosphoglycerate-independent phosphoglycerate mutase has protein sequence MNKKVILMILDGWGITQDPKVSAIYNAKTPYINSLYDVYPHATLRTDGEHVGLPEGQMGNSEVGHINLGAGRIVYQNLARINKAVKEKTLGQEKVLLDALSYAKENNKDIHLLGLVSNGGIHSHINHIKGLLDVAAENNAENVYLHAFTDGRDTDPKSGAYFINEIQEHMAESVGELASVTGRYYAMDRDNRWERIKLAYDAVVNATGEKSTDAVASLKEKYQEKITDEFIKPIIMVDSDGNPKTQIKEDDVVIFFNYRTDRGRELTAALSQKDFPEEGMKKLKLHYNTMTMYDESFNNVNAIYTNDNIKNTIGEVLSKAGKKQIRIAETEKYPHVTFFFSGGQEEPFKGESRILRNSPKVATYDLKPEMSAYELKDALCEDLNKGETDFVCLNFANGDMVGHTGDMDAAIKACEAVDICAKEVIETGLANGYSTLLIADHGNCETMMNPDGSPHTAHTTNPVPIILIDKELKSIKNGILGDIAPTILNMMGVNKPKEMTQKSLV, from the coding sequence ATGAACAAGAAAGTTATTTTAATGATTTTGGATGGTTGGGGAATTACTCAAGACCCAAAAGTATCTGCAATTTACAACGCAAAAACACCGTATATTAATTCTTTATATGATGTATATCCACACGCTACTTTACGAACTGACGGAGAACATGTTGGTTTACCAGAAGGACAAATGGGTAATTCAGAAGTAGGTCATATTAATTTAGGGGCTGGAAGAATTGTGTATCAAAATTTAGCAAGAATTAATAAAGCGGTTAAAGAAAAAACTTTAGGTCAAGAAAAAGTGTTGCTAGACGCTTTATCTTATGCTAAAGAAAATAATAAAGATATTCACCTTTTAGGATTGGTTTCTAATGGTGGAATTCACTCTCACATAAATCATATTAAAGGCTTATTAGATGTGGCTGCAGAAAATAATGCAGAGAATGTTTACTTACACGCTTTTACTGATGGACGTGATACAGATCCAAAATCTGGCGCATATTTTATCAATGAAATACAAGAACATATGGCTGAATCGGTAGGAGAACTAGCTTCTGTTACCGGACGTTATTATGCGATGGATAGAGATAATCGTTGGGAACGTATAAAATTAGCGTATGATGCTGTTGTAAATGCAACAGGAGAAAAATCTACCGATGCAGTCGCTTCACTTAAAGAAAAATACCAAGAAAAAATTACTGACGAGTTTATCAAGCCAATTATCATGGTAGATTCTGATGGAAATCCGAAAACTCAAATTAAAGAAGACGATGTTGTTATTTTCTTTAATTATAGAACCGATAGAGGGCGTGAATTAACTGCTGCTTTATCACAAAAAGATTTCCCAGAAGAAGGAATGAAAAAATTAAAATTGCATTATAATACAATGACTATGTATGATGAGTCATTTAACAATGTAAATGCAATTTACACCAACGATAATATTAAAAATACCATTGGAGAAGTTTTATCTAAAGCGGGTAAAAAACAAATTAGGATTGCCGAAACAGAAAAATATCCACATGTTACTTTTTTCTTTTCTGGCGGACAAGAAGAGCCTTTTAAAGGTGAATCTAGAATACTAAGAAATTCTCCAAAAGTTGCAACTTATGATTTAAAACCAGAAATGTCTGCGTACGAATTAAAAGATGCGCTGTGTGAAGATTTAAATAAAGGCGAAACAGATTTTGTATGCCTAAATTTTGCTAACGGAGATATGGTTGGCCATACAGGAGATATGGATGCAGCTATAAAAGCGTGTGAAGCGGTTGATATTTGTGCAAAAGAAGTAATAGAAACAGGTTTAGCAAACGGGTATTCAACTTTGCTAATTGCTGACCATGGAAATTGCGAAACTATGATGAATCCAGATGGCTCACCTCATACTGCACATACTACCAACCCAGTTCCAATCATTTTAATTGACAAAGAATTAAAATCAATAAAAAATGGTATCTTGGGCGATATTGCTCCTACAATTTTAAATATGATGGGAGTTAATAAACCTAAAGAAATGACTCAAAAATCGTTAGTTTAA
- a CDS encoding thioredoxin family protein — MKKIVFIFCCFIAFSCSSKKGVVEAKKETVAKEKVVVAKVKEEVQKKVTAMKDASGNLVGYADKESFNQIPYSAWFKSNHKAYNTDSETIAKIKEPIKALKVRAFMGTWCGDSKRETPRFYKVLEEADFNFDNLELITLNRSKRTPDNLQQGHNVIRVPTFIFYKDGKEIGRYVEYPRETLEKDILKIVTQQPYKHSYDRS; from the coding sequence TTGAAGAAAATTGTTTTTATATTTTGTTGCTTTATCGCATTTTCATGTAGCTCAAAAAAAGGTGTTGTCGAAGCAAAAAAAGAAACTGTAGCTAAAGAAAAAGTGGTAGTTGCAAAAGTAAAAGAAGAAGTTCAAAAGAAAGTAACTGCAATGAAAGATGCTTCTGGAAACTTAGTTGGATATGCTGATAAAGAATCTTTCAATCAAATTCCTTATAGTGCATGGTTTAAGAGTAATCATAAAGCTTACAATACAGATTCAGAAACTATTGCAAAAATAAAAGAACCTATAAAAGCATTAAAAGTTAGAGCTTTTATGGGAACATGGTGTGGAGATAGTAAAAGAGAAACGCCTCGTTTTTATAAAGTTCTGGAAGAAGCAGATTTTAATTTTGATAATTTAGAATTAATCACACTTAACAGAAGTAAAAGAACACCAGACAACTTACAGCAAGGACACAATGTTATTAGAGTTCCTACTTTTATTTTTTATAAAGATGGAAAAGAAATTGGTAGGTATGTAGAATATCCTAGAGAGACTTTAGAAAAAGATATTTTAAAAATTGTTACTCAACAACCATACAAACATTCGTACGATAGATCTTAA
- a CDS encoding BT0820 family HAD-type phosphatase produces MNLNKNLIVAIDFDGTVVEDAYPGIGKPMIFAFDTMKKLQSEGHRLILWTYRSGRKLDEAVAYCQENGIEFYAVNKNYPEEIFDGKISRKIHADIFVDDRNIGGFLGWTEVYKHIFNHEPEVKKKKGFFSFFK; encoded by the coding sequence ATGAATCTTAACAAGAATTTAATTGTTGCCATAGATTTTGACGGTACCGTTGTAGAAGATGCGTATCCAGGAATTGGCAAACCTATGATTTTTGCTTTTGATACCATGAAAAAACTACAATCTGAAGGACATAGATTAATTCTTTGGACCTATAGAAGTGGTAGAAAATTAGACGAAGCTGTTGCTTATTGCCAAGAAAACGGGATCGAGTTTTATGCTGTTAATAAAAATTATCCAGAAGAAATTTTTGATGGAAAAATAAGTCGGAAAATTCATGCAGATATTTTTGTAGATGATAGAAATATTGGTGGATTTTTAGGCTGGACAGAAGTTTACAAACACATTTTTAATCACGAGCCAGAAGTAAAAAAGAAAAAAGGTTTCTTCTCTTTTTTCAAATAA
- the map gene encoding type I methionyl aminopeptidase produces MIKVKTREEIEIMRESALVVSKTLGMLAKEVKPGVTTLYLDKLAEDFIRSEGAIPGFLGLYDFPNTLCMSPNSQVVHGIPNDKPLLEGDIISIDCGALKNDFYGDHAYTFAVGEIDEATKKLLDVTKESLYVGIRELKIGNRVGDVGFAIQNFTEKHGYGVVRELVGHGLGKVMHEDPEMPNYGRRGRGKKFVEGMVVAIEPMTNMGTHKIRQHNDGWTITTFDGKPSAHFEHDVAIVNGKPELLSTFKYVNEALGIETNEEDEFRN; encoded by the coding sequence ATGATTAAAGTAAAAACCAGAGAAGAAATAGAAATTATGCGTGAAAGCGCATTAGTAGTTTCTAAAACTTTAGGCATGCTTGCTAAAGAAGTAAAACCTGGTGTAACCACATTATATTTAGATAAATTAGCAGAAGATTTTATTAGGTCTGAAGGCGCTATTCCAGGTTTTTTAGGATTGTATGATTTCCCAAATACACTTTGTATGAGTCCAAACTCACAAGTTGTACACGGAATTCCGAATGATAAACCTTTACTAGAAGGCGATATTATTTCTATAGATTGCGGAGCATTAAAAAATGATTTTTACGGAGACCATGCGTATACATTTGCAGTTGGAGAAATTGATGAAGCAACCAAAAAATTACTAGACGTTACTAAAGAAAGTTTATACGTTGGTATACGAGAACTTAAAATAGGAAACAGAGTTGGCGATGTTGGTTTTGCAATTCAGAATTTCACAGAAAAACATGGTTATGGTGTTGTAAGAGAATTGGTAGGACACGGATTAGGAAAAGTTATGCACGAAGATCCAGAAATGCCAAATTATGGAAGACGTGGTAGAGGAAAGAAATTTGTAGAGGGAATGGTTGTTGCTATAGAACCAATGACCAACATGGGAACACATAAAATAAGACAACATAATGATGGTTGGACGATAACAACTTTTGACGGAAAACCATCTGCACATTTTGAACATGATGTTGCTATTGTAAACGGAAAACCAGAATTACTTTCAACCTTTAAATATGTAAATGAAGCTTTAGGGATTGAAACTAATGAAGAAGACGAATTTAGAAATTAA